AAATTCTGGGGGCGTCCGTACAAGTTGCCAAGCGCAATGAACTCCACACCTTTAGTGTCATGCCTCAGCGGTGGGTGGTGGAACGCTCTTTTGCCTGGCTTGAGAAATGCCATCGCCTTTGGAAAAACTGTGAGCGACAATTAAATACCAGCTTGCAATTCGTTAATTTGGCATTTCTCACTTTGCTCTTGCGGCGCGGGTGATCAAAAAAGATCTCGAACAGGTTCTAACGAAGTTGGCAGAAATTCGGCATAATAGCTGTCGTATTTGCACTGTCGTCCATCACAGTAGCTGACATGGCGAAATCGCCAGCCTGCTGTATCCTCTGCCATCTTCCAAGGAAAAACCATGCAATTGAAAAATTTGCTCCGTTCCGGCCTGTTCAGTTCTTCCATCCTCGCTGGCATTGCCGTGTTTGGCATTCCCGCCATCAGCGCTCACGCTGCTGCACCGATGGCGAAAACCAGCGCACCCGGCTTTTACCGCACCATGCTCGGTGATTTTGAAGTCACTGTCCTGTCTGATGGCACAGTATCCCTGCCTGTCGATAAGTTGCTGACCAATACTACGCCAGAAAAAGTTGGCAAGGCACTCGCCAAATACCATCAACAGAGCCCACTCGTAACTTCGGTGAATGCATATCTGATCAACACCGGCAGCAAGCTGGTATTGATAGATAGCGGCGCCGGTGTCTTCTTTGGCCCTACCCTGGGTAAACTGCAGTCCAGCCTCAAAGCATCCGGCTACCAGCCTGAGCAAATCGACGAAATTTACATCACCCACATGCACGCCGACCACATCGGTGGCCTCGTAGATGGTGACAAGGCAGCGTTCCCAAATGCTATCGTGCGCATAGACCAGCATGACACCGATTACTGGTTGAGCCAGGCCAACCTGGACAAGGCCACTGGTGATGCCAAGGGTAGCTTTGAAAAGTCCATCGCCATCCTGAAGCCCTATGT
This is a stretch of genomic DNA from Undibacterium sp. KW1. It encodes these proteins:
- a CDS encoding MBL fold metallo-hydrolase encodes the protein MQLKNLLRSGLFSSSILAGIAVFGIPAISAHAAAPMAKTSAPGFYRTMLGDFEVTVLSDGTVSLPVDKLLTNTTPEKVGKALAKYHQQSPLVTSVNAYLINTGSKLVLIDSGAGVFFGPTLGKLQSSLKASGYQPEQIDEIYITHMHADHIGGLVDGDKAAFPNAIVRIDQHDTDYWLSQANLDKATGDAKGSFEKSIAILKPYVQTGKLKSFEGDTGLVPGVKAVASHGHTPGHSIYKVESKGQTLVLWGDLMHVAAVQFADPSVTIQFDSDSKAAYAQRQKAYADAAQHGYLIGAAHLSFPALGYVHKEGKGYAWTPLNYAPLP